Sequence from the Hydrogenobacter hydrogenophilus genome:
ATGGGCGTTTTGGCGCCAAGTTGGAAGTTAAGAGCGGACCTTGAGAAAGAACCTCCTACAGGAAAACCTTTAAAGAGTCCTGATGCTATGTTGGCTATGCCTTGTCCTATGAGCTCTTGGTTTGCATCCCACTTGTCTCCCGCTTGCATAGCCAGACGCTTTGCTACGGCAACCGCTTCTATGAGGCCAAAGGAAGCCACCACTATGGCACCGCCCCAGAGGGAAGCTACAGTTGAATAGTCTGCATTGGGTAAAGAAGGCGTGGGAATACCTTGAGGTACGCTTCCTACTATAGCTACACCAAACCTTTCAAGACTGTAAAAGTAAGATAGAAGAGAAGTAATGATCACAGCTAAAAAGGCACCTGGAATTAAAGGATGAACCTTTCTAGAGAACCATATGATGGCGTAAGCTAATATGCCTATCCCCACCGTATAAGGATTAGTTTTTTCTATCTTTGATAAAATGTCCACTATGACATTGTATATGAGGGTACTTTGAGTTATCTTGAAACCCAAAATATGTCCTGCCTGACTCAGAGCTATTACAAGAGCACCTGCACTTATAAAACCCGTTATCACGCTTGTAGATATGAGTTCTACAACAAAGCCAAGCTTGAAAAGTCCTATGGTAAGTCTTATAAAACCCACCATAAGGGCAAGGACACCCATTAGGTTTATCCACTTTTCCGAACCTGGTTCTGCCATACCGTAAAGCACAGAAGCGGAAAGAAGCGCGGTCATAGCAACTGGACCTGTGGCTAAAAACCTTGAACTTCCAAAGAGAGATGCCAGTATGGTAGGAAGGAAGGAAGCGTAAAGTCCGTATATGGGAGGCATACCCGCAAGGAGGGCGTAAGCCATAGATTGAGGCACCAAGACTGCTGCAACGGTGAGACCTGCTATAAGGTCTCTGGTTAGTTTATCTCTGTCGTAATGTTCCAGCCAACGTAAAAAGGATGTAAGCTCAAAAGATATGTTAACCCTCATTTATTTGGTGTAATTTTACCATACTTTTCGTAAACTAAGGGGAGGATCAAAAGGGTGAGCAGGGTGGAAGTGAATATACCACCTATAACTACCACTGCCAAGGGTTTTTGTATCTCGGAGCCTATGTCCTTTGTAAATAGCATGGGTAGAAGACCTAAAGAAGAGGCAGTTGCGGTAATAAGTATGGGTCTTAGTCTTCTGCTGGCACCTGTTAGCACTGCGTCTCTCAGGCTGTATCCGTTTTCTAAGAGAGACCTTATGTAAGATATTAGCACCACACCGTTTAGCGTAGCTATACCAAAAACAGCTATAAAGCCGATGGTTGCGGGCACAGAAAGGTTATATCCCGAAAGGTGCAGGGCAAACACACCCCCTATCACCGCAAAAGGCACATTAAGAAGCACTATAAGAGCATCTCTGAAGGAGTTGTAGTTTAGGTACAAAAGCAGGAAGATAAGAAGCACAGAAAGGGGCACCACCACTGAGAGCCTCTTCATGGCTCTCTCTTGGTTTTCAAACTGTCCGCCAAAAGCTACAAAGTAGCCAGGAGGTAGCTTTATCTCTTTTGATATCCTGCCCTTTAGTTCCTTCACAAAACTACCCAAATCTCTACCCGAAAGGTTAGACTGCACTAAGGCAAATCTCATACCGTTTTCACGCCTTATCTTCTGAAAACCTTGACCTATCTCCAAGTCCGCCACCTGAGAGAGGATCACTATGCTACCATCTTTGAGAAGCAGGGGAAGGTTCTTTAGGCTCTCTAAGTTCCTGTCCTTTAGGGAGAGGACGATAGGGAAGAGGATAGTGTCCTGCTGTAGGTAGCCTACCTCCTTTCCACCAAGGGCGTAGGATATTAAGTTCATGAGGTCTGAGGTGGTAAGCTGGTATCTCTTTAACTCTTCGGGCTTTGGGATGATTCTGAGCTGGAGCTTACCAGACTGGGCTTCTGTCTCTACATCCACTGCTCCTTTTGTGGACTTGACCACCTGTTCTATCTGGCTGGCTATCTGATTTATCTTCTCAAGGTCATCCCCAAAGACCTTTATGGCTACAGTGGATTTTACTCCTGAAAGGAGCTCATCTATCCTCATCTGTATGGGCTGTGTAAAGCTAAACTCCACACCCGGTACATCCTTGAGCTTCTCTCTTAGAAGGTTCACAAACTCTTCCCTGCTTTTGAAGCTCTTCCACTCGGAGATGGGCTTTAGGATAATGAAGGTCTCTATGTAGCTCACATCTTCTGGCTCTCCTACCTCCGCTCTGCCTATGTTAGAAAAGGCTCTTACTACCTCTGGATACTCAAGGGCTGTGCTCTCCACAAGCCTTGCCACCCTCTTGGATTCTTCTAAGGATATGTTGGGGTCCAAAAAGGACTTTACCAGCAGGGCACCCTCCTCAAGCTCTGGCGCAAACTCAGTACCTGTCCTTGACACCAAAAAGGCAGAGATGACAAATCCCACAAGCGTCGTGCCTATAAGCACCCACCTTATCTTGAACGCTCTTTCAAGAAGCTTTATATACCCTTCCCTTATCTTCCTAAAAAGATATGTCTCTTCTTTACCCGGCTTGAGAAGGTAGTAAGACAGCACAGGCATAAAGAGAAAGGCTACCACAAGAGAAGAAAGCAGGGCAAAGATGATGGTGGTGGCTAAGGGTTTGTAGTACTTGCCTTCAACGGACTGAAGGCTAAATATGGGCAGAAAGACGGTTATTATGATGCCTATGGCAAACACCACCGGGCGCATCACCTCCCTCACAGAGTCCGCTATGATGGATACCTTGTGTCCATCTTTTCTTTCGGAGAGGTGCTTGTATATATTTTCCACTACCACCACAGTAGCGTCCGCAAACAAACCCACACCTATGGCAAGCCCTCCCAAAGACATGAGGTTTCCGGAGATGCCTGCTTGCTTCATGAATATGAAAGTGTATAGAATGGTAAGAGGCACAGAAAGCACCACCAAAAGGGCGGTCCTTATGTTCCAAAGGTAAAGGCTTATGGCTATGGATACAAGCACTATACCCTCCACTAAGGCTTTCTCTACCGTTGAAAGAGCCTTCTTAGTGAGGTAAGCTTGGTCATAGAGTATGTCCACTTTGACACCGTCAGGTAGTATTTTCTGCACTTCCTGAAGCTTCTTTCTTAGGTCCTGCACCAGCTCCATGGTGTTAGTGTTTATACGCTTGAGTACGATGTTTCCTTGCACCTCTTTACCGTTCAGGGTAAAGGCTCCTCTTCTGTTGGGAAGTTCCGAGGGTACAACTTGCGCTATCTGTCCAAGGCTCACAGAGATACCCTCTGACTTTTTCACAGGTATGTTCTCTATGTCCTGTATACTCCTTATTCTACCTAAGCCTCTTACCACCACATCACCCTGAGGAGTAATCAAAAACCCACCTCCCGCTATCTGATTGTACTCCTCCAAAGAGTTTATGATGTCCTGCCAAGTGATGCCGTAGAGCACCATAGCATCCTGATTTACCTTGATCACATAGGCGCGCTCTGGTCCCCATTGGGAGACCTCCTCCACTCCATCCACAGCTTTTATGAGGGGTTTTACTTTCCACATCTGCAGGGTTTTTAGGTCCTCAAGGGAGTAGTTGCCTTTTGTGTCTTCCAAAGCATAAAAGAGCACATTTCCCAAACCAGAGGTGTTTGGTCCCATCCTTGGCACATACCCTGAGGGAATCTGTGCCTGAGCTTCTGGAAGCTTTTGAGCTACCAAGTTTCTGGCAAAATACACATCTGTACCATCTTTGAAAAAGGCGGTCACATAAGAGAGACCCGGCAGGCTCACAGACCTAACCGTTTCCACATCCTTTATACCCGAAAGCACCGCTTCTATGGGACGTGTCACTAAGACTTCTGTCTCTTCCGCAGAAAGCCCCGGTGTCTCTGTGTATATGACCACCTGCACAGGTGTTGGGTCTGGGAAGGTGTCTATGGGAAGCTTTAAAAAGCTCCAAAGTCCCACCCCCACACTCAAAAGCAGAAGAACAAGCACGAGTAGCCTGTAGCTAAGGATTTTTGTCATTTTGTCACCTGAGACTTGAGGAAGATAATACCGCTCACTGCAACTCTGTCGCCTTCTTTGAGGCCATCTACAAGCACTTTGCCTGCCTCCTCTCTTATCGTTCTTACCTTCCTGACCTCAAACTCTGCTGGTGCTTTCACAAACACCACATCCGCATCTCCAATCCTCTGGACCGCCTCCGCAGGAAGCCACACACCCACAGTGCTTCCAAGCACAATAACCGTTTCCGTCATAAGCCCAGGTCTCAGAAGGCCACCTAAGTTATTCACCAAAAGCCTAACGGGAACTCTCTTAGTGTTTTGGTCCACCTCGTGGGATACATAATCCACTACACCCGGAATCTTGTGTCCCTGCCAGAGCACATAACCCTTCATGCCTTTTTTTATTCTTATGGCAGACTCTGGGGTAGCATAAGCATATACCCAGAGCTTTTCGTGGGAGTGGATCTTGAACATCTCCTTAGAAGGGTCAACACCGCTTCCTGTGAGCACCTTCTGTTCCACCACATAACCACTTATGGGAGACCTTATCATGAGCGAGTCGCCCACCACTTCACCAAAGGACCTAAGAGATGCAAGGAGCGCCTCATACTCACCCTTCGCTCTTTCGTACTCTATCTTTGCAGAGTAGTACCGTGCGTAGGGTATGACCTCCTCCTTGTAGAGCATCTCTTCCCTTGTGAGTGTGTCTTTTGCTGTCTTTAGTTTTACCCTTGCCATCCTTATCTGTGCCTGTAGGTCCGCAATGTGGGGAGAGTATACAAGAGCAAGAGGAGAGCCTTTTCTAACTCTGTCCCCTTCTTTGACAAAGAGCTTTTTTACTATACCGCTCACAGGTGGATAGACCTCCGCTGAAAAAGCCGAATACTCACTAACCTTTGAAGGAAGCTTTATCTCCTCTTGCACCCTCTCAAGCTTTACAGTCATGAGCTTTATACCCAATTTTTGCTCAAGCTCTGGGCTAACCCTTATGGTCTGGGAGAACGCCATCAAGGGTAAAACAAGAAAAAATAGGAGTATCATAACTCACCCCCAAGGGAGAGGTATCTGGCATACTCTTCATGCGCTTGCATAAGAAGGTCTGCTCTGTATCTCAAAAGCTGAAGGTATCTCCTCTTTGTGTCTGAGAGCTCAAGGGATGTGATGGTCCTGAGCCTGTAGCTCTTTAGTGCAAGGCTGAGCTCCTCTTTTACCTTTGGGATCATAAAGTTCTCCACGTTATTTACCTCTCTCTTTAGTGCTTCGTATCTGCTTAAAAGCCTCTCATACTCACTCCTTGATCTCTTTAACTCAAGACTTCTGTAGCTCTCCAAACTCCTCACCTTGGCAGATAGCTGTATTATCTCGCCTTCCCGCCTGTAAAAGACAGGAAGAGTTGCAGAAAGAGCTACTCTCGCGCCGTACTCGTTCTGAGAGACTTTCTCTCCTATGGCTTCTACGCTCACCTGCGGTTTGGCAAGGGTCTTCTCTAAGTCTATGCCTGCTTTTGTACTTTTTATCATGTATTCATACTGCCTGACCTGTGGTAGGTTTTCTGGGTTTATCTCCTTCATTGGGGGTAGGTCCTGCAGTTTTCCTTCCACATTTCTTACTTCCTCACCCACCAAGAAGGACAGCCTCTGCAAGGCATTCTTTAGGTCTGTGTTGGCAAGCTCTAACTCCGTCTTTGCAAGGTCCAGCTCCCTTTCTACTCTGAAAAGCTCCAGCTTTGTGATCTCTCCAAGCTCAAAGAGCTTTTTAGTGAATTTGTATAGGTCCTGGCTTATGCGGTAGTTCTCTTGGGCAATGTTCAAAAGCTCCTTTTTGTAAAGCACAGAGTAAAAGGCACTATAAACCTCTCCCCTCAAGGTATTTCTCTCTTGGGATATGCGCTCTTTGAAGGCTTCCGTCTCGTACCTGACTACCTCTTTGCTTAGTTTTCCAATGGGATATATAAGCAGAGGTTGAGAATAAGAGACCCTATAGATGGGATTGGAGCTAACTCCATCTTTGGAAGTGCCAAAGTTGCCTACCTCAACACCCAACGTAGGGTTTAGGTAGCTCTTGTAGGTTAAGGACTTTCCCTCAAAACCCTTTAGTTCCTCCTCCAGAGCTCTTATGGAAGGATAAGATAAGATCGCCTTCTCTATTGCGGTTTTAAGATCCATACCACAAGAGAGCCCTACCACCAAAAGTAGTAATAGAATCATAATCCTTTTTTCAGTAGGTAATCATAAACAATTATGCCACCCCACCTGCCCTGCACAAAAAGAAGCAAGACACCCAGCACAAGGAGCACGGTGTAAATGTTCCTGAGAGAGCCAGGACCCCTATCCATCAAAAACCTCACAGCGCCAATAGCCAAAAACCACAAAGCAAGAAAAAGCCCAAGAGACTGATGAAAAGGAAACACAGGCACACTTGCGAGTTTGTCCTCTATAGGTTCATGAGCCAATATGCCAGATACGGTAGCCATCAGCACTGATATCACACTCAGGTAAGTAAGAAGCGCATGAAGACCATTGGGGGAATTTTTCTTAAACCTGTAGTAAAGGTCCATTATTAGGGTCATAAGGGGAAAGGCTATGGCAAAATGCACCAAAGGTGGGTGAAGTTTTATAAGATCCATAACTGCTTACCTCTTAAAAAATTTTACTATACTATAGACTATGAAAGTTGCCATCATAATGGGTAGCATTTCCGACTGGGAGCACTTAAAGGATGCATACCAAGTGTTAAAAGAGTTTGGTGTTGAGTGTGAGGTAAAAGTGGTATCCGCACACAGAACGCCAGAGCTTATGTACGAGTTTGCCAAGACTGCCAAAGACAGGGGTATAGAGGTAATCATAGCAGGAGCGGGTGGGTCCGCACACCTTCCGGGCATGACAGCATCTCTTACTACACTGCCAGTAATAGGAGTGCCTGTGCCCTCAAAACATTTATCTGGCATAGACTCTCTATATTCCATAGTGCAGATGCCACCGGGTGTTCCTGTTGCCACTGTAGGTATAGGAAACGCTACGAACGCAGGACTTTTAGCCCTAAGAATATTAGCCCTAAAGTATGACGTAATAGCCCAAAAACTCCAAGAGTACAGAAATATCCTTCAGGAAAAGGTAGAAAAGATGAACCAAGAGCTAAATTTTAAGTTATGAAAGTCAAAGAAGGCTTTTCCCTAAAAACCCACCTAAAGCCTGCAGGAGACCAGCCCAAAGCCATAAAAGAACTGCTTGATAACTTAGAAAGTGGTGTAAAAGAGCAGGTGCTTCTGGGAGCTACCGGGACAGGAAAGACCTTTACTTTGGCATGCGTGATAGCCCAATACAACAAACCCACCTTGGTCATATCCCATAACAAGATACTCGCAGCACAGCTCTACAGAGAGTTCAAAGAGCTATTTCCAGAAAACGCGGTGGAGTACTTCATCTCTTACTACGACTACTATCAGCCGGAGGCATACATACCCGAAAAGGACCTCTACATAGAAAAGGATGCCTCCATAAACCAAGTCTTAGAAAGATACAGACACTCCGCCACCATATCCGTCTTGGAAAGAAGAGATGTTATAGTGGTTGCCTCCGTGTCCTGCATATACGGACTTGGCTCTCCCGATAACTACTACTCTCTGAGGATAAAGCTAAAGGTGGGAGATAGGCTAAGCATGAGCAAACTCATCAGGAGGCTCGTAGATATAGGATACGAGAGGAACGATTATGCATACACCAGAGCCACCATGAGTGTTAGAGGTAATGCAGTGGAGGTAGTGCCTTCCGATGCGGAGGACAGAATAGTACGCATAGAGTTCTGGGATGATGAGATAGAGAGGATAACCATTATAGACGCACTAAACA
This genomic interval carries:
- a CDS encoding SulP family inorganic anion transporter: MRVNISFELTSFLRWLEHYDRDKLTRDLIAGLTVAAVLVPQSMAYALLAGMPPIYGLYASFLPTILASLFGSSRFLATGPVAMTALLSASVLYGMAEPGSEKWINLMGVLALMVGFIRLTIGLFKLGFVVELISTSVITGFISAGALVIALSQAGHILGFKITQSTLIYNVIVDILSKIEKTNPYTVGIGILAYAIIWFSRKVHPLIPGAFLAVIITSLLSYFYSLERFGVAIVGSVPQGIPTPSLPNADYSTVASLWGGAIVVASFGLIEAVAVAKRLAMQAGDKWDANQELIGQGIANIASGLFKGFPVGGSFSRSALNFQLGAKTPIASVITGATVGITLFLLAPAFYYLPKATLSAIVLSAVINLIRPQEIIKLYKVNRIDGIVAGITFGSVFFMELWVALTLGTLIALGSFVYKTMYPRLVILTRNPQSQTFVNAEREHLPECPQILYIRPNMPIYFANAEYVYEYVLEKVRSRKSKGPLKFLLLDMEAVNYIDATGVSTLMRLFDEVKKQGVEPAMANIACDVYPILERAEFDKHIDIDLIFDSKGQSIVELFNRLDHEYCAKRCPYAVFRECYSVKPAEFKPVISL
- a CDS encoding efflux RND transporter permease subunit, encoding MTKILSYRLLVLVLLLLSVGVGLWSFLKLPIDTFPDPTPVQVVIYTETPGLSAEETEVLVTRPIEAVLSGIKDVETVRSVSLPGLSYVTAFFKDGTDVYFARNLVAQKLPEAQAQIPSGYVPRMGPNTSGLGNVLFYALEDTKGNYSLEDLKTLQMWKVKPLIKAVDGVEEVSQWGPERAYVIKVNQDAMVLYGITWQDIINSLEEYNQIAGGGFLITPQGDVVVRGLGRIRSIQDIENIPVKKSEGISVSLGQIAQVVPSELPNRRGAFTLNGKEVQGNIVLKRINTNTMELVQDLRKKLQEVQKILPDGVKVDILYDQAYLTKKALSTVEKALVEGIVLVSIAISLYLWNIRTALLVVLSVPLTILYTFIFMKQAGISGNLMSLGGLAIGVGLFADATVVVVENIYKHLSERKDGHKVSIIADSVREVMRPVVFAIGIIITVFLPIFSLQSVEGKYYKPLATTIIFALLSSLVVAFLFMPVLSYYLLKPGKEETYLFRKIREGYIKLLERAFKIRWVLIGTTLVGFVISAFLVSRTGTEFAPELEEGALLVKSFLDPNISLEESKRVARLVESTALEYPEVVRAFSNIGRAEVGEPEDVSYIETFIILKPISEWKSFKSREEFVNLLREKLKDVPGVEFSFTQPIQMRIDELLSGVKSTVAIKVFGDDLEKINQIASQIEQVVKSTKGAVDVETEAQSGKLQLRIIPKPEELKRYQLTTSDLMNLISYALGGKEVGYLQQDTILFPIVLSLKDRNLESLKNLPLLLKDGSIVILSQVADLEIGQGFQKIRRENGMRFALVQSNLSGRDLGSFVKELKGRISKEIKLPPGYFVAFGGQFENQERAMKRLSVVVPLSVLLIFLLLYLNYNSFRDALIVLLNVPFAVIGGVFALHLSGYNLSVPATIGFIAVFGIATLNGVVLISYIRSLLENGYSLRDAVLTGASRRLRPILITATASSLGLLPMLFTKDIGSEIQKPLAVVVIGGIFTSTLLTLLILPLVYEKYGKITPNK
- a CDS encoding efflux RND transporter periplasmic adaptor subunit, which codes for MILLFFLVLPLMAFSQTIRVSPELEQKLGIKLMTVKLERVQEEIKLPSKVSEYSAFSAEVYPPVSGIVKKLFVKEGDRVRKGSPLALVYSPHIADLQAQIRMARVKLKTAKDTLTREEMLYKEEVIPYARYYSAKIEYERAKGEYEALLASLRSFGEVVGDSLMIRSPISGYVVEQKVLTGSGVDPSKEMFKIHSHEKLWVYAYATPESAIRIKKGMKGYVLWQGHKIPGVVDYVSHEVDQNTKRVPVRLLVNNLGGLLRPGLMTETVIVLGSTVGVWLPAEAVQRIGDADVVFVKAPAEFEVRKVRTIREEAGKVLVDGLKEGDRVAVSGIIFLKSQVTK
- a CDS encoding TolC family protein, encoding MILLLLLVVGLSCGMDLKTAIEKAILSYPSIRALEEELKGFEGKSLTYKSYLNPTLGVEVGNFGTSKDGVSSNPIYRVSYSQPLLIYPIGKLSKEVVRYETEAFKERISQERNTLRGEVYSAFYSVLYKKELLNIAQENYRISQDLYKFTKKLFELGEITKLELFRVERELDLAKTELELANTDLKNALQRLSFLVGEEVRNVEGKLQDLPPMKEINPENLPQVRQYEYMIKSTKAGIDLEKTLAKPQVSVEAIGEKVSQNEYGARVALSATLPVFYRREGEIIQLSAKVRSLESYRSLELKRSRSEYERLLSRYEALKREVNNVENFMIPKVKEELSLALKSYRLRTITSLELSDTKRRYLQLLRYRADLLMQAHEEYARYLSLGGEL
- a CDS encoding DUF2231 domain-containing protein, whose protein sequence is MDLIKLHPPLVHFAIAFPLMTLIMDLYYRFKKNSPNGLHALLTYLSVISVLMATVSGILAHEPIEDKLASVPVFPFHQSLGLFLALWFLAIGAVRFLMDRGPGSLRNIYTVLLVLGVLLLFVQGRWGGIIVYDYLLKKGL
- the purE gene encoding 5-(carboxyamino)imidazole ribonucleotide mutase, translating into MKVAIIMGSISDWEHLKDAYQVLKEFGVECEVKVVSAHRTPELMYEFAKTAKDRGIEVIIAGAGGSAHLPGMTASLTTLPVIGVPVPSKHLSGIDSLYSIVQMPPGVPVATVGIGNATNAGLLALRILALKYDVIAQKLQEYRNILQEKVEKMNQELNFKL